AACAATTACCAGCATCATGGATCAGAAACAGAAAACTAGGAGTGTAGTTGCTGTCAGATATCTCTATATAAACAAGGTCTCCAGcataataacatattttgtttcTCTAGGCCAGCCATTATGAACTTTAACATTATCTCAAATGAATTAAGTGATAACTCCAAAGGCCAAATAGAAAATTATATCCCCCAACAATAAAAGCTCTTTGTATTCTCCTCAACCGGTAAAACCAAAGTCTATCATGATAAAGCATCCAAGTTTTTGTTGtttcaaaaatatacaaattttgttttgtgCCACGTCTGCAAACACATCCTTGTGCTCATATCGTACTCCCAGAGCCCTGATGGCACTTGACGTTCTAGCTTTTTCCTTCTCCCACTAATCCAGTTGTTATGAATGATAAAACAACCTTTTATCAAGCAGGCTTCCTTCACATTTCTTTCCTGCCAAAGATCTTTATATGCACCATTTGGAAAGAGGTCTCTGTCCAGGAATTGAACGGTCAGGTTTGTTTGACGTTCTAAGCATCTGCTGTCATCTATGCGATTATATCCACCTTCCCCGCACAACGTATCATAGAAGCTTGGTTGCTCAGAGAGATTTGAGTTTGCTGCATGCTCCACAACCTTCTCAAGTGCAGCAATAGTCATAGCATCCGAATGAGCATAATAGAACCCAGAATTCAGACGTCGAGGTAAGTTTATAGGTCCTGTAGTTGAGCCATACATATGTGCAAATAAAGAGACATTTAGCTTAAATCAAGTGGTGGTAACAGTTTATCTTCAACCACACAAGCATGAGATAAGTAGATATCTTCCTCCTGAAGATGAATCCCACTAATTAACTACTCCCTGAAATGTCTGACTTTCCTTTTAGTCCGTTTCAAAAACAATGTCTCCTTCCTTTTTGGCAACTATTTTATTTCAACTTTCTacatggcatgtttaagaccacaagagtaaagggcattttggtacatttacatatctttagtttaagaggacaagattcaaaagtttctttACTTTCAAAAGTCAAAACCATACAACCAAATTGAAAAGAAGGGAGTACTCTTTTAGCACTCCAAATCACAGGattcaacaagaaaatatagttTCCTTCAAAGGGAAATACATAAATACCTGTCAACTTGTATTCGTCTGATTGTGCCACAAGAACTGCAGCGCCAAACGAGCTAAGCAAGGGGAGTGGATTCTTGAACCAATAAATATCAACATCGCTCATTAATACATTGTAACCAAGCTTCAGTATCTGCAGAACCATTCTGGACTTGACTTTGGTTACTTTCTGAAAGCACTCAGTGCCAAAATGACAGTTGTCAAAGCTGATCTTGGTTTCAAGATTGGCATACTTGAAGACGGGTAGGCCCTAGAAACACAAGTTCATCTTAGTATTTTAGTAACTGGTAAAACAGAAGGGAGGGGGATGACATCTTAACATTCTGTGTATGGGGTCAGACATATAGTTTTCCCAAGAAATAGAGGTAGTCATAATAAATGGCAGGCATATTAGTCGGAAAGATAAATGAGTGAGCTATTACTGAGATGCAGTAACAGTTCAACCTATCAATCACATTTAGCATGGAGAATATTAGTTAATAAACAAAATAGGTTACCTGCAAGACACAGAACTCATATATATCATCGTCAAGAGCACAGACCAAAAAGTTAGATATCTGGAGATGGTGTAGCCTGCAGACCCAACTCATTAGCATGTCCTTGTAACTATACCCAACAACTGCTAGCACAACTGTCTTATTTTTGTCTGCACGAAGTGAGAGTAATATTTCTAAAGACAAGGAAAGTGAAATTGGCATTGACACATTCAAGTAGTTCTTCACAGAGCAGTCCTTAGTTCCCTCAGTTGATCTGATAGTATCAATGCATTCTAAAGTATTCTTCTCTCTTGTTGACTTGAACAtaacttcttttcttaaactcaaTGATCCTTTATACCTCAAAGGGTAAACAACCATTTGTGCGGAGTTTATGAAGAGATAGTATCCTCCACACTGAAAAAGTCTAAATATGTTAGAGAAGTTCTGTTCATGGAAATATAATGATCCATAAAGCATTGCCAAATTGGAGTTGCCAGCGACTTCCCAAAACCTTTTTCCAGTAGCCAGGCCAAGAAAATCGCCACTGGTGCGATCGAAATCCTGGCCAAGGTCATTAAGGTACAGATTGGAAATGGCCCAACTAGCATCAAAAACAAATCTGAAATCAGATAGCAGAGCTTCATTTATAAGCCAGCGATTATGAAGCCCCTTCCCATATAGAAAAGGGGGAAGGACTCCTTTATGCAAGGGAAGATCTCCACTGTTCCATGCTATTAGCATTTTTTCCTCACAAAGGTTCCATTTCCATTCTTGTGAAAGGAAATCCTGCAACTACAGGAACAGCATATTCAAATTAAGAAGTTTCCTCAAGACTGATCCTGTTCAAATCATTTGTAAGGTCCCTTTTTAACCATACCTTTTGGGTCTTCACTCGGCTCCCATCATCTCGGAGCCAATGTTTTCCATCTGCATCCAAGTGAAATGGGAAGTGGGGCACActttttgatgaagaaaaaaggAGCCAATCATGATCAAGTCTATGAGCATGTCTGATAGTTTTAATGAAGTCTGGCAAGAGTACAGTGTTTGGATCAATCACAACAGAAACATCTGAAGAAGATGCTTTTGACCTTGCAACCATGGAATGAAAAAATGGTGTGCCTAGGaacctaaaataaaaattatagtaaCAGCTCAAAATTTCCAGATCAAATTAAAACCTAAA
The DNA window shown above is from Solanum stenotomum isolate F172 chromosome 6, ASM1918654v1, whole genome shotgun sequence and carries:
- the LOC125867765 gene encoding beta-arabinofuranosyltransferase RAY1, yielding MLFPRRCCCCCYCQLFLLIIDFYSVKAPQNHEISNPFFSQTTMNFFQSFLFPYLHNKKAKLLGLWLIWVWGFILIGVSFYATQLMPLPSYFKGQIKKTMLFNGELVDGPSVTLFTAPRPFVGTVGERQALAIRSWLGLSPDISVVLFSQDSSVFSFAELLSHRVSVEPNIDFTFLGTPFFHSMVARSKASSSDVSVVIDPNTVLLPDFIKTIRHAHRLDHDWLLFSSSKSVPHFPFHLDADGKHWLRDDGSRVKTQKLQDFLSQEWKWNLCEEKMLIAWNSGDLPLHKGVLPPFLYGKGLHNRWLINEALLSDFRFVFDASWAISNLYLNDLGQDFDRTSGDFLGLATGKRFWEVAGNSNLAMLYGSLYFHEQNFSNIFRLFQCGGYYLFINSAQMVVYPLRYKGSLSLRKEVMFKSTREKNTLECIDTIRSTEGTKDCSVKNYLNVSMPISLSLSLEILLSLRADKNKTVVLAVVGYSYKDMLMSWVCRLHHLQISNFLVCALDDDIYEFCVLQGLPVFKYANLETKISFDNCHFGTECFQKVTKVKSRMVLQILKLGYNVLMSDVDIYWFKNPLPLLSSFGAAVLVAQSDEYKLTGPINLPRRLNSGFYYAHSDAMTIAALEKVVEHAANSNLSEQPSFYDTLCGEGGYNRIDDSRCLERQTNLTVQFLDRDLFPNGAYKDLWQERNVKEACLIKGCFIIHNNWISGRRKKLERQVPSGLWEYDMSTRMCLQTWHKTKFVYF